In Pyrus communis chromosome 1, drPyrComm1.1, whole genome shotgun sequence, the following are encoded in one genomic region:
- the LOC137735809 gene encoding uncharacterized protein, translating into MVEEASALASATASETLTQNTALESQRSNEATITELARGGTESTCNNESAKASAVSSNDHREKSLEFSDELMEKGSKAVKDSDFGEATECFSRALEIRVAHFGELAPQCVDAYYKYGCALLYKAQEETDPLGAVPKKEGESQQESAKNVVNGKSSTAAVSSNAEQDASLSNQEGADADGVSGGKDKDEDDNSDDEDLAEADADEDETDLDLAWKMLDVARAIVEKHPADTLEKVDILSALAEVALEREDIETSLSDYQKALSILEQLVEPDSRRIAELNFRICLCLEIGSKPEEAILYCQKAISTCKSRVRRLMLESRSFTESTMSSSASALEPGVTLSSNMTKSDNIVTDEQAEIETLTGLAGDLEKKLEDLQQLASNPKSILAEIMGIVSAKAKGTEKSESPSVMSSSRMGTADNNGGFDSPTVSTAHTNGASGVTHLGVVGRGVKRVLMNTGSGESSASKKPALDSSEDKGEGNAS; encoded by the exons ATGGTCGAAGAAGCATCGGCGTTGGCGTCGGCGACGGCGAGCgaaaccctaacccaaaacACAGCCTTGGAGTCTCAGAGGTCCAACGAGGCCACCATCACGGAGTTAGCTCGGGGAGGCACCGAGTCCACTTGCAACAACGAAAGCGCGAAAGCTTCAGCTGTCAGCTCCAATGACCATCGCGAAAAGTCGCTCGAGTTTTCCGACGAGCTGATGGAGAAGGGCTCCAAGGCGGTCAAGGACTCTGATTTCGGCGAGGCCACCGAGTGCTTCAGCCGTGCCTTGGAAATCAG GGTTGCACATTTCGGAGAACTTGCTCCTCAGTGTGTCGATGCTTACTATAAATATGGATGTGCATTGCTTTACAAAGCTCAAGAGGAGACCGATCCATTGGGTGCTGTACCCAAGAAGGAGGGTGAATCGCAGCAAGAATCTGCTAAGAATGTTGTAAATGGTAAATCTTCCACAGCTGCTGTTTCAAGTAATGCTGAACAGGATGCAAGTTTGAGTAATCAGGAGGGAGCAGATGCTGATGGTG TTTCTGGTGGAAAAGACAAGGATGAAGATGATAATAGCGATGATGAAGACCTGGCTGAAGCAGATGCAGATGAAGATGAAACTGACCTTGATTTGGCATGGAAAATGCTTGATGTGGCAAGAGCTATTGTTGAAAAACACCCGGCTGACACATTGGAGAAGGTCGACATATTATCGGCTTTGGCAGAAGTTGCACTGGAAAGAG AGGACATTGAAACTTCTCTCAGTGACTACCAGAAAGCACTTTCCATTTTGGAGCAGTTGGTTGAGCCTGATAGTCGACGTATAGCTGAACT AAATTTTCGGATATGTTTGTGTCTAGAGATTGGCTCGAAGCCTGAGGAAGCCATTCTGTATTGCCAGAAGGCTATATCAACCTGCAAGTCTCGTGTGCGGCGGCTCATGCTTGAATCAAGGAGTTTCACGGAATCCACAATGTCGTCGTCTGCTTCTGCATTGGAGCCAGGTGTCACGCTCTCCTCAAATATGACCAAGTCTGATAATATTGTGACAGATGAACAGGCAGAGATTGAAACACTAACTGGACTCGCTGGAGATCTGGAAAAGAAG CTTGAAGATCTGCAACAACTGGCGTCAAACCCAAAATCCATTCTCGCTGAGATTATGGGAATTGTGTCTGCCAAGGCAAAAGGCACGGAGAAAAGTGAATCTCCATCAGTGATGAGCTCTTCAAGGATGGGAACTGCTGACAACAATGGAGGTTTTGACTCCCCAACTGTTTCTACTGCTCATACGAATGGAGCTTCTGGAGTCACACATCTTGGTGTGGTAGGAAGAGGAGTCAAGCGAGTGTTGATGAACACAGGCTCGGGAGAATCAAGCGCATCGAAGAAACCTGCTTTGGATTCATCGGAAGACAAGGGTGAGGGAAATGCGTCATGA
- the LOC137735825 gene encoding uncharacterized protein, with protein MAARASVLALHQVRNAHRTSTSSPAHASKPAPPRGLTLPGRRQLALSLTWTAALAAVAAKEAKAEDIGLFGLRRKVKEAEKEAEVIVKEGFETAEKGLETAEKGIESVERGIETAEEGVEAALSFGGLAQAGAVAGAEVVGVLVATSIVNGILGPDS; from the coding sequence ATGGCAGCGAGAGCATCAGTACTAGCTCTCCACCAAGTAAGAAATGCGCACCGCACCTCCACCTCCTCCCCGGCGCACGCTTCCAAGCCTGCGCCGCCTCGTGGGCTCACATTACCCGGGCGGAGACAGTTGGCGCTGTCGCTGACGTGGACTGCGGCGCTGGCAGCTGTGGCTGCCAAGGAAGCGAAGGCGGAGGACATTGGGCTGTTTGGGCTGAGGAGGAAGGTGAAAGAGGCGGAGAAGGAAGCGGAGGTGATAGTGAAGGAAGGGTTCGAGACGGCGGAGAAGGGGCTGGAAACGGCGGAGAAGGGGATAGAATCGGTGGAGCGAGGGATTGAAACGGCGGAGGAAGGGGTGGAAGCGGCGTTGAGCTTCGGGGGTTTGGCACAGGCTGGAGCGGTAGCGGGAGCGGAGGTTGTGGGGGTTTTGGTGGCGACTTCGATTGTGAATGGGATTTTGGGGCCGGATAGTTAG